The following nucleotide sequence is from Spirochaetota bacterium.
ACCTACACGTTCAAGGACAACAAGATCATCCGGGACAAGAACCCGATGCCGCTGGAAATCATCAGCGTCACTAAGGATGAGCTGGTCTTCTCCAGCGTGAAAAACACCAAGCAGTTTTTTAAAAAGAAATAGCTGGCGGTGCCAGACGCCCCATGCTGTTCGCCTGATTTATCAGGCGAACAATTTTACCAGAACAGGATTCGGATCATGTACACCCTCGGCATCGATATCGGCTCAATAACAACCAAGGCCGCGGCCATGAAGGACGGAAAGTTCCTTGGGGCCCATGTGGGCTTCACCGGCTACAACGTGGCCAAGGCGTGGCGCCACGTCACGGACGAGCTCCTCTCGGCCCTGGCCCTCGATTTTTCCGCCATGGAAAAGATCGTGTCCACCGGCTATGGCAGGGCCAGCGTGGAGGCGGCCCACAAGTCGATCACGGAGATCACCTGCCATGCCGCAGGGGTCCACTTCAGCGCCCCCCGCATACGGTCCATCATCGATATCGGCGGCCAGGACTCGAAGTCGATCGTCCTCGACGAGAACGGCCGGGTGAAGGACTTCGTGATGAACGACAAGTGCGCCGCCGGCACCGGCCGCTTCCTGGAGGTGATGGCCCGGGCCCTCCAGGTGGACCTGGAGGATTTCGGCGACATGTCGCTCCAGGCGGACAAACCGGGTAAGATATCCAGCCTCTGCACCGTCTTCGCCGAGTCCGAGGTCATATCCCTCATCTCCAAGGGGGAGGGCCGTGAGAACATAGTCGCCGGTATCCACGAATCGATTGCCACGCGCATATCGGCCATGGCAGCCCGCGTGGGCGTAAAGCCGCCCCTGATGATGACCGGCGGCGTGGCCAAGAACATCGGCGTGGTCAGGGCCCTGGAGGCCAAGCTCGGCATGTCCATCGAGGTGTCACCCTCGGCCCAGGTCATGGGGGCCATCGGCGCGGCGGTCCTTGCCGCCGAGCTGTAGGGCTTTCTGTTCGGGCGGATCGGCCATGGGCACCCTCGTAATCTTCATGTCAAAGCACGGCTGCGCGGAAAAGGCAGCCCGCATCATTGGCGAGAATATTTCCGATTCTGTCGTATCCGTCATTGACCTGAAATCCAGGGCGGACATCGACCTTTCCCGGTACGACACGGTCATCATCGGCGGTTCCATCTACCTCGGTTCCCTCCAGAGGGGACTCCGTAAATACTGCGATAAGAATCTTCCCCAGCTCCTGACGAAGCGCATCGGCCTTTTTATCTGCTGCATGAACGAGGGCGAGGCCGCGATAAGACACTTCGAGGCGGTCTTCGATGGGGCGCTCCGGGCCCGCGCCGTGGCCGCAGGCATTTTCGGCGGCGAGCTCGATTTCGGGCGCCTGAGCGTCCTCGAGAAGGGCGTCATCGGACAGGCCGTGAGCATCACCGAGAGCGTGTCGCGCTTCGACGAGGCCGCGGTGCGGGACTTCGCCGCGAAGTTCACTCACGCTGCCGGGTGATTCACGCTATCCCATTTATTATTCTTAATCCTGCCAAAAAAAATTTTATCTTTTAGATATTCCTGTTCGTATACACTATGAATGAAGTTAAATGTATTGTTTAAGTAGATGTTAATGGAACAAATGATGGAATCAGATGTTATTGTGAATAGAATCCATGTTATCCGCGGACATAATGTGATATTAGACCGGGACCTGGCGGGCCTGTATGAGGTAGATACGAAACAACTGAAAAGACAGGTCCGCAGAAACCTGGAGCGATTTCCCGTTGATTTCATGTTTTCATTGACCCAAGATGAATTTGAAAACTTGAGGTGCCAATTTGGCACCTCAATTTGGGGCGGCTCCCGGTATCTTCCCATGGCATTTACCGAACAAGGAGTTGCGATGCTTGCGAGCGTTCTGAACAGTCCGCACGCCATACAGGTAAACATACAAATTGTGAGGGCCTTTGTACCTCTCCGCCAAATGATATCCTCCCATGATGATCTGCGGAAAAAGATCGGGTTTAAATAGACCAACGGGACGATTTGGGGAAATGGATTAAGCAACCAAAAGGCGCGCAATGCCTTGGGCGCCTTTTGGTTGCGCGTTCACTCCGGATACCCGGTTATATCCCGTATCCTCTTGAAGAGCGGCTTCAGGCGCGGGTATATATCCAGGTACACCTTGTTGTAAAGATCGTCGTAGAGACGCCGGTTCGCCGGGATCGGCTCGAATACGTCCCTCACCCTGGTCATGGCCTTCACCGCCGACGCGAAGTCGGGAAAGAGGCCGAGGCCCACCGCCGCGTCTATGGCCGCTCCCAGGGCCGAGGTCTCGTAGGTGTGGGGGCGCTCCGCCGGGAGACCGAAGATATCAGCCGTTATGCGCATCGCCATGTCGCTCTGGGACCCGCCGCCGGAGACCCTGAGGCGGGTGACCGATATCTTCGTCTTTTTCATGGTGTGCTCGGCCCCCTCGCGGAGGGCGTATATCAGCCCCTCGAGGATGGAACGGTAGAGAAGTGCGCGGTTGTGCACGTCCCCGAAGCCGATGATGGAGCCTTTGGCGTAGGGATCGGTGCTGACTCCGGGGGACCAGTAGGGCTGGAGCATCAGTCCCATGGAACCTGCCGGCGTTTTCTCTATGAGGGCGTCGAAGAGCTTTTCCGGCGCGACCTTTTTCTTCGCGGCCAGCTGTTTTTCCATGAGGCCGAATTCCTCCCTGAACCAGCTCACCATCCAGAAGCCGCGGTAGACCATGACCTCCGTGTAAAAGGAGGCGGGGGTTGACGCCGGATAGGGTGGTATCATGGGGAGGAGCTCTATATATTTGTCCGTCACGGTGTTGTAGGTCGCGGTGGTGCCGAAGCTGAGGCAGCCGATGTCGGGCGTGAGGGTCCCGCCGCCGAGGATCTCGCACCCCTTGTCGGTGCCGGCGGCGAACACCGGGAGTCCCGCGGGGATTCCGGTGTCGCGGGAGGCGCCCTTTGTCACGCGCCCCAGCTCCTCAGAGGGCCCCACGAGGCGCGGGAGCTTTTCCCTTTCTATGGGGAAGAGCCGCCACTTGAGGTCGAACTTCCCCGCCCACTGGTAGGTCTTTTTGTCGTTGGGCAGATACCCGACGTTGCTGCCGGTGGAGTCCGCGAACTCGCCGGTCAGCATGTAGGTGAAGAAGCCGGAGAGGAGGAGGTACTTGTGGGTCTTCTCCCAGATCTCCGGCTGGTTCTGCCTGATCCAGTTGGACTCGCAGTTTTCGACGACCCCCTGGACGCGGTCATGGAGCTTCACCGCCCGGAGCAGCGGCCGGGCCGCCGAAGGGATGATGGCCGAGGCATCGGCCTTTCTCTGGTCAAGCCAGATGATGGCCGGCCGGAGGGGCTTCCCGTTCGCGTCGACGTTGATCATGGTGGCGCGCTGGGTCGTGAGGGTGACGGCCGCTATCCTCTCCCTGGCCTTGCCCGCTTTTTTCATGAGGCCCTGGCATGAAGCGCAGAGCATCCGCCAGTAATACTCCGGGCGCTGTTCTGCCCATCCGGGATGCTCGGAGAAGTAGGGCTCTATCTGAGTCTTCACTATGTGGACGATGGTGCCGCTCGTATCGATCAGGGCCGCGCGGATCGACTGGGTGCCCGCGTCTATCGAGAGGATAAGGTCGCCGGAGGCTTTTGTTGTATTCTTCATGATGATAACTCTTTTAAATCATTATTGTGATGACCCCCCTCCCTTGATGGGAGGGGCAGGGGGAGGGTGAAGATATCATTCACCCCCACCCGTCCTCCCCCTTCAAGGGGGAGGAGGAAGCGGAGTAAGTAGATGCTTATGTCAATCCAGCCCCAGAATCCCGCCGGGGTTCATGATCCCCTTTGGATCGAAATGCCTCTTCAGGGCGCGGAGCACCGCCATCTGGTTCTTCCCTATATGGGGCTCGAGCCACGGGGCGAGCATGCGCCCCATGCCATGGTGGTGGCTCGGGGACCCGCCGTGCTTGGTGATGGCGTCGATGATCCCGCTCTGGAAATCGAGGTACGACTTCACGCTGTCCATCTTCATGATGAAGATGAAATACAGGTTCGTGCCCTGGGGGTAGAAATGGGACGCGTGGGTCATGCAGATGGTGCCGGGGCGCTTCTTCATGAAGGCCCGCACCCCCGTGTGGAGCCGATGAAGGTTGTCCCAGGTCACGGCGGACTCCAGGGTGTCGACGACGATGCCGTAGTCCATGAGGTCCTCCCGCATGTACGGCTCCGTGTACCGGGTCTTCTCCCATTTCTTCGTCGCGTACCCGGTGAGGGACATGGCGCCGTGTTTTTTAAAGATCTTCCCGATCATTTTCCGCACGTGCTTCGCGTATCCCTTCTCCCCCTCGGCGGTGCCGATGAAGAGACAGCGCTCCATCGGCCTGAAGCCGCGGAGCCGCATGAAGGTGTCGATGGCGGTGCCGTGGATGCCGAAGAGCTTGAGGCCCACGTCTGTCTCCTCCGGGTCCGATATACGGTACACGGCGGGCATGCCGAACTCGCCCTGCATCACCTCCCGGCTCGCCTCCACCGCAGCCTCCCAGGTGGGGAACATGTAGGCGTAGCGCTGCCGGTTCTCCGGCATGTACCTGAAGATCCGCATGGTCACTTCCACCAGGATGCCGAAGGTCCCCTCGCTTCCCTTCATGATGTCGTTCACCTTGGGGCCCGTGGCCGTGCCCGGATAATCGAGAGTTTTAATGTCGCCGGCCGGGGTCACGTACTCACCGCTCAGCACTATGTGGTAGGCGTCGCCGTAGTAGGTCGAGGCCTGTCCCGATCCGATGGTCACGACCCATCCGCCCACGGAGGAGAACTCGAAGGACTGGGGGAAGTGCCCGCAGGTGTAGTTGTGCTTGGTCCCGAGGTCCCTGGCCGCTTTGTTGAGGGCCTCTTCGTAAGCGGGTCCCATCATTCCCGGCTGCACCAGGGCTGTCTGGTTCGTTTCGTTTATGCCGAGAAGCTTATTCATGTGGGTCTGCATCACCAGGGTGACGCCGGCCTTCTTCGGCCTGAGGCCCAGGGTCACGGAGGATCCGCCGCCGTAGACATACAGAGGAATCTTCTTTTTATTGCAATGGGCGACGACGGCGCGGACGTCCTCCTTGGAGCGGGGATGGAGCACCACGTCCGTCACGGTGCCGAGCTTCCCGCTGCGGAGCTCCGACGCCTCCTCCATGGTCCTGCCCCTGCTGTAGCGGAGGCGGCTGTAGCCGTCGAGGGCGATGTTTTCCTTGCCTACCATGGACTGGAAGGCCCTGATGTCGGGCTGCCCGATCCGTATCTTCTGCTTCACCGCTACCTGCTCCATGCCCTCCAGCCTTTTCGTCCTGAAGTCGTTGTCGGTCATGGCGAACTCTTCCTTCATCATCTCGTACCATTCGTCGCTCGGGTGCTTGAATTGGTCCGGCGCGCCCCACTTGAATATGGAACGGTAGGACCCGGCGGGGGGCGCCGTTTCTGTCCAGTCCGGTATGAATCCTTTATGCTTGGTCATCTGTTTCCTCCTTAATAGTATATCATTATCTCAATTTAAACAGATGGGACGCCGGGTTGACCAGCTTCCCGTGAGTATTATTCATGAAAGCCCTGGCCAGGCAATACATCGATACCAGGGGATTCACCGGCGCCATCTTCATCGGGTTCACCTTCATCAGGCGGCACATCGATTCGGTCGTGGCCTGGAGGTCGTTGCAGACGCCGCTCCGGTACACCATCTTCTTGCCCAGGCGGCGGATAAGTACATCGCCCAACTCCTCTATGGCGCAGTGGCCGGCGATGAGGATCGGGCCGCCGATGGAATCGACCTCGCGCCGGTCAAAGCCCTTTCCCATCACCAGGGTCCATCCGCCCCTGCCGCTGAAATCCTTCGCCAGCGACTGGAGGACCGCCAGTGGGTTGTTCACGCATCCCTCGCGGCAGGCCATTTCCTTTCCTTTGATGATCCTCACGTCAGCCGGGAAGTCATTGTACAGGTCGAAGGGATATTTTCCGCCGAATTTTTTTAAATCGCCGATGATGTCGAAATTCTTCATGTTCCGGTAATCGCCGCGAATATCGATGTCGCCGAGCCTGATCACGCCTTCGCCGAGCTTCCGGTTCACGGCCGCCTTGATGTGGGGCACGTCCTTCACGTCGTAGCCGAAGACGCGGGCGCCCACCATATCGGCCGCCACCACGTTGGGGCTCCCGATGAGAAGGCCGAAGGGCCTGACGCAGGTGTCTGCCAGGGCCAGGGCGTTGTAGTGCCCGTAGATGCTCCCCTCGATCCCCTCGATGAGGGTGAAATCGGGCCGGATCCGTTCAAGCACATCGGCGAGCTTGCTGTGGAGATTGTAGTTGTGGTCGTATCCCCGGTCCTCGTGCTGCGGGAACGCCCACTGGTTCTTGATGCCCAGGGTCACGACGCCCATGGAGTGGGTCTTGAGTTTCGGAAGATTGATGTAGAGGACCTCGCCGCGCCGGGCCATGATGTCGGCCACGGTCTTCGATATCCGGTAGCTCTTCCGGTCGTAAGCGCCCGATGATCCGACGGGCCTGGATTTATCGGAGAAGGCGATCTCCGTCGTTTTTTCTTCATCGAGATAGACGGGGATGGCGCCGAGGTCCCCGCATATCTTCGCATAGCCTGTGATACGGAAGACCAGGCGTGTGATGTTGCACTGGGTGGAATTCTCGAACACGAAGATTTTCTTCGCCCCGGCCTCCTTCCAGTAGCGGATCACGGCCTCCAGCACCTCCGGCCTGGTGAAGGCGTAGGGCTTGGAGTCCACGGCGTTCGGCTTGATGTAGACCTCGCCGCTCGACTTGAGGAGCTTCTTCCCGCCGTAGAAGTCGAAGATCTCCTTCACTGCCGCTTCCGCTTCCTTTCTCATCTTTTCCGGCAGGGGACGGAATTCGGTGAAGGTGGCCTGTTCGTGCCGCGCCGCGATCTTTTTGATGTAAGCGCTTTTCATCGGGTTGAAAGTTTTCCCGGCCATAACAGTCTCTCCTCTGTGATAGTGATATCGTTACTACCGCGGCAATGAAAATTTAGCCGAGGCTTTTTTTATCTCGTCGGCTTTTTTCGCGCTGTCCCAGCCGAGCTCCGCTCCCGCTGCATCGGCCACTTTCTTCAGCACCGCGTCGCCGGGATTCCCTATGGTGCCGATGCCGGTCCGCCGCATGAGGATGTCGAGGAGGGTGCGGGCCATCTCGTGACGCGCCGCGTGCACCACTTCGGCCAGCATCTCGCCGTCGGCGTTCAGCGGCTCGGAAAGCTTCGGATCGGTCTTTGCTATGTCCAGGACCTGGCGGTATTCGGTGCCGTAGGCTGTGGCGAGGTATTTCATGGTCTGGGCCTGGAAAATTTTCTCCGACAGGAGCGCCGCTTCGAAGGCTTTCATATCGGGAATATCGCATCCTGTCAGGTACTCGTCGGCGGTGACGCAGGGCGCGGCCTTACGGCCCGATTTTTTTTCAACCAGGTCCATCACCTTGTCCGCGAGGTTCCTGCTCGTGGTGTACTTGCCCCCTTCGACGGAGATGAGTCCCTCGACGCCATCCTCGGCGTTGTCGTAGATCTCGTAGCGCCGCGACTGGGAATAGGTTCCGGCAGTCTGGCTCTCGACAAGGGGCCGGAGGCCCCCGTAAACATGGATAATATCGTTATACCCGAGCTTCCCGTCGCCGAAGGATTCGTTCACCTCTGCGAGGAACTCGTTGACGCTCTCCCGGGAGACGCGGTATTCGTCGGGGCTTCCCACGTATTCCCGGTCCGTGGTTCCGATGAGGGTGTGGCCGCGCCAGGGAATGAAAAAGATATGGCGCCCCCGGGCGGTCCTGAGGCCCACCATGTGGGTGTTCACCATTTTCTTCGTGATGAGGTGGATCCCCTCGGAGCGGCGGATATGGCGCTCCGCTTCGCGGTGCATGGCCTTTGAGAGGACAATGTCAGCCCAGGGGCCGGCGCAGTTGACCACCAGGGAAGCGTTGATCCTGACGGAGGCGCCGGTCAGGGTGTCAGTCACCGCCAGGCCGGTGATCTTTTTCCCTTCCATGACGAAATCGTCGACCCTGGCGTAGTTGGCCGCCCGGGCGCCGCGGCTTACCGCGGACTTGATGAAGGCGAGGGTGAGCCGCTCCGGGAAGGCGCTCAGGCAGTCGTAGTAGACGAAGCCGCCGTTGAGTTTATCGGGCCGCACGCTCCCTTCAAGATCGAGCACCTTCTTCGGCGAAAGAGAGCGGTGGCGGGGAAGGGCCTTGGCCCTGTCCCAGGTGCCGCCCTTGTCGTAGGATAGGATGTCGTAGAGGATCATCCCCGCCCTGAGCGCCTGGCGGCCGTTCATGAGTCCCTGGCCGGCGTAGGTCGCGATAAGGGAGGGCATGGGATAGACCAGGTTCGGGGCTATGTTCTCGAGGATCCTTCGCTCCCGCAGGGACTCCCTAACCAGGCCGAACTCCGCGTTGGCCAGGTACCGGAGGCCGCCGTGGATCAGCTTCGACGTGGCCGAGGACGTGGCCGCTCCGAAATCGCCCTTCTCCAGGAGCGCCACGGAAAATCCCCGGGCGGCCGCGTCGTAGGCCACCGCCGCC
It contains:
- a CDS encoding 2-hydroxyglutaryl-CoA dehydratase; this translates as MYTLGIDIGSITTKAAAMKDGKFLGAHVGFTGYNVAKAWRHVTDELLSALALDFSAMEKIVSTGYGRASVEAAHKSITEITCHAAGVHFSAPRIRSIIDIGGQDSKSIVLDENGRVKDFVMNDKCAAGTGRFLEVMARALQVDLEDFGDMSLQADKPGKISSLCTVFAESEVISLISKGEGRENIVAGIHESIATRISAMAARVGVKPPLMMTGGVAKNIGVVRALEAKLGMSIEVSPSAQVMGAIGAAVLAAEL
- a CDS encoding flavodoxin is translated as MGTLVIFMSKHGCAEKAARIIGENISDSVVSVIDLKSRADIDLSRYDTVIIGGSIYLGSLQRGLRKYCDKNLPQLLTKRIGLFICCMNEGEAAIRHFEAVFDGALRARAVAAGIFGGELDFGRLSVLEKGVIGQAVSITESVSRFDEAAVRDFAAKFTHAAG
- a CDS encoding ORF6N domain-containing protein, whose protein sequence is MESDVIVNRIHVIRGHNVILDRDLAGLYEVDTKQLKRQVRRNLERFPVDFMFSLTQDEFENLRCQFGTSIWGGSRYLPMAFTEQGVAMLASVLNSPHAIQVNIQIVRAFVPLRQMISSHDDLRKKIGFK
- a CDS encoding FGGY-family carbohydrate kinase translates to MKNTTKASGDLILSIDAGTQSIRAALIDTSGTIVHIVKTQIEPYFSEHPGWAEQRPEYYWRMLCASCQGLMKKAGKARERIAAVTLTTQRATMINVDANGKPLRPAIIWLDQRKADASAIIPSAARPLLRAVKLHDRVQGVVENCESNWIRQNQPEIWEKTHKYLLLSGFFTYMLTGEFADSTGSNVGYLPNDKKTYQWAGKFDLKWRLFPIEREKLPRLVGPSEELGRVTKGASRDTGIPAGLPVFAAGTDKGCEILGGGTLTPDIGCLSFGTTATYNTVTDKYIELLPMIPPYPASTPASFYTEVMVYRGFWMVSWFREEFGLMEKQLAAKKKVAPEKLFDALIEKTPAGSMGLMLQPYWSPGVSTDPYAKGSIIGFGDVHNRALLYRSILEGLIYALREGAEHTMKKTKISVTRLRVSGGGSQSDMAMRITADIFGLPAERPHTYETSALGAAIDAAVGLGLFPDFASAVKAMTRVRDVFEPIPANRRLYDDLYNKVYLDIYPRLKPLFKRIRDITGYPE
- a CDS encoding FAD-binding oxidoreductase → MTKHKGFIPDWTETAPPAGSYRSIFKWGAPDQFKHPSDEWYEMMKEEFAMTDNDFRTKRLEGMEQVAVKQKIRIGQPDIRAFQSMVGKENIALDGYSRLRYSRGRTMEEASELRSGKLGTVTDVVLHPRSKEDVRAVVAHCNKKKIPLYVYGGGSSVTLGLRPKKAGVTLVMQTHMNKLLGINETNQTALVQPGMMGPAYEEALNKAARDLGTKHNYTCGHFPQSFEFSSVGGWVVTIGSGQASTYYGDAYHIVLSGEYVTPAGDIKTLDYPGTATGPKVNDIMKGSEGTFGILVEVTMRIFRYMPENRQRYAYMFPTWEAAVEASREVMQGEFGMPAVYRISDPEETDVGLKLFGIHGTAIDTFMRLRGFRPMERCLFIGTAEGEKGYAKHVRKMIGKIFKKHGAMSLTGYATKKWEKTRYTEPYMREDLMDYGIVVDTLESAVTWDNLHRLHTGVRAFMKKRPGTICMTHASHFYPQGTNLYFIFIMKMDSVKSYLDFQSGIIDAITKHGGSPSHHHGMGRMLAPWLEPHIGKNQMAVLRALKRHFDPKGIMNPGGILGLD
- a CDS encoding DUF362 domain-containing protein encodes the protein MAGKTFNPMKSAYIKKIAARHEQATFTEFRPLPEKMRKEAEAAVKEIFDFYGGKKLLKSSGEVYIKPNAVDSKPYAFTRPEVLEAVIRYWKEAGAKKIFVFENSTQCNITRLVFRITGYAKICGDLGAIPVYLDEEKTTEIAFSDKSRPVGSSGAYDRKSYRISKTVADIMARRGEVLYINLPKLKTHSMGVVTLGIKNQWAFPQHEDRGYDHNYNLHSKLADVLERIRPDFTLIEGIEGSIYGHYNALALADTCVRPFGLLIGSPNVVAADMVGARVFGYDVKDVPHIKAAVNRKLGEGVIRLGDIDIRGDYRNMKNFDIIGDLKKFGGKYPFDLYNDFPADVRIIKGKEMACREGCVNNPLAVLQSLAKDFSGRGGWTLVMGKGFDRREVDSIGGPILIAGHCAIEELGDVLIRRLGKKMVYRSGVCNDLQATTESMCRLMKVNPMKMAPVNPLVSMYCLARAFMNNTHGKLVNPASHLFKLR
- a CDS encoding glycerol-3-phosphate dehydrogenase/oxidase, whose translation is MKRFIEEYNGEVFDLAIIGGGITGAAVAYDAAARGFSVALLEKGDFGAATSSATSKLIHGGLRYLANAEFGLVRESLRERRILENIAPNLVYPMPSLIATYAGQGLMNGRQALRAGMILYDILSYDKGGTWDRAKALPRHRSLSPKKVLDLEGSVRPDKLNGGFVYYDCLSAFPERLTLAFIKSAVSRGARAANYARVDDFVMEGKKITGLAVTDTLTGASVRINASLVVNCAGPWADIVLSKAMHREAERHIRRSEGIHLITKKMVNTHMVGLRTARGRHIFFIPWRGHTLIGTTDREYVGSPDEYRVSRESVNEFLAEVNESFGDGKLGYNDIIHVYGGLRPLVESQTAGTYSQSRRYEIYDNAEDGVEGLISVEGGKYTTSRNLADKVMDLVEKKSGRKAAPCVTADEYLTGCDIPDMKAFEAALLSEKIFQAQTMKYLATAYGTEYRQVLDIAKTDPKLSEPLNADGEMLAEVVHAARHEMARTLLDILMRRTGIGTIGNPGDAVLKKVADAAGAELGWDSAKKADEIKKASAKFSLPR